The genomic DNA ttggaaccaaaccccagcgtataacaagggtccactgtactttaactgcccttgcttaattctagggaatttggggaactgtagttttgtgagatatttaaccttctctgtcagagagctctggtgccacatcctcatcatcctcatcctcatcatcatcaacatttagttagaaagcgctgtaaatttacacagcgctgtacatacaatctttttaattagacggttaaaaactacaattcccaggattcccaagtactgagccagggcagtactagccagggcagttaaaaagcagtctcagattggataatttctgcagtgtttttggacttttgtttctgcagtgttgttTTCTTGGAAGTAAGGAGTACATGGTTGCTCTTATCATTTGGGAAtgaagcattaggaagaactttgtgattGTAAAAGCTGATAAATGTCTTGAGAGTTGGTACACACTTCTTTATTGGAGGTTTTGAAACTGAGGATACATGGTCATCTATCAAGGATGCTTTAGTTGTAGATTCACTCACTGATAGTAGAGAGGGAGAGGCCTGGAAAATATTGAAAGAaatttgtttttcctgtttttcttttagaatgttgaataaaatgtttaaagcaAGGTATCCATATATTCCCTCACCCCTCAAATATTTATAATAACAACAGGGAGACTTATTTGAGCCGGAATACACTATCTTGTCATTGCAATTCCTGGTCTTAGTATCCTTCTGTCacttctttttatgggaatgactGGTATCTGTTTAGCACAATGGAAGACtagaggagacaaaataattttctgagCTTTGATATTGTTGATggtttcttctatttttatttattttgcctgctctttttataaagtggcaaaaccaaagaggtcATTGTAGTTCAGTTtataacaaaaaattaaaataacttacAGAATGGGCAAATAACGTTACATAGTTGTAGTCTACTGTATGTATAACCTCATATTCCTGTAGTAACAAAGTGCCTTTCAATCTGCAAAAGATGCTAATTCCAtatagtctctcccccccccccccctgtatttCTATGCTTTACACCTCCCTCCCATTCCATGGTTTTTTTGCCCCATGGTTTCAACATTTCTGAAAATTTTGTATTTCTAACTAGCAGGCGTTTATCGGGTTAGCTTGCATTAATCTCGTAActggattttaaattttatttttctctctacAGGCTTTTAACTAAACGAATAAGAGATTTACGATTTGAAAATGCAGATCTGGACAAACAGCTCCAAAAGTATGTGTATTGTGTTAACTTGCTTACATTTGTAAGTTTCTGTCCAagatgattctataattctatgttttccctctaaactgtttttttaaatgcgtTTTCTGTGTAGCATTACATTTCATGGGTATGATAAGttatgagagaaagaagttttagatatttatttatgtaattttgtgcTCTATCTTGCTGAATGGCTTAAATTTATATACCATTGACAAAATATGTTAAGATTTAATTAAGAAGTATTACTCCTACTGTCAGTGAAAACTATTTCGTGTTTTTTCTTGGGCAGAATAGGAAAAAGTATTCCTCAAAATCAAAGTATCACCACACAGAGAATCGAAAAGGTAAGGATCTTTGCCCTTTTACTTGCAGGtatatatttccattttgttattttttattattattttggcttttTCAAGgtgttttttcatttccttttcctcctctccaatGCCCCAAGGTTCGCTGTTCATGGGAAGTCATAAAGGAAGCACTTAAACTACTGGACAAAGAAAGAGAAGTTGTGGATTCAATTGTTAAGGGTCATGCTGACCAGTATGTATTAGATGGCACAAGTGTTGCTATCAGTATTCCAAGGCCCCTGCTTGAAAAAGTTGAAAAGGAAATACACAAGGTAATTTTTTGCTTTTTAGACACTGCATTTTATGTTTCTAACTTACGTTTCATTTGCTTTAGCTGTGTGGTATTGAATGTCCATTGGTTATTGTGCTTAGATTAGAGAAAGAAAAGCCAAGAATTTCCTGCTGTGATGAGACAAGAGAATTAATTGAATTCAGCTGCCTCTGGGATTCAGCCCTGACCTGACTGAGATTGTCAGgctcctttttattattattattttggtgacACTTGTTGCTTTAACACACCCAACCTCCTTCCTTATCTTTGCTGGGAGAATTAAGATGGATTGGGTCTGACCCTATCTGGCAATAGACAGAGAAGGGGACAGGGAAGAAGCTGTAGCAGTGGTGACTGAGGGAGATGTCTGAGGTTCCATGGGGACAAATGAGAATGTAAAGAGGGGAAAGAATATAAGGGCCAGCTGACCAGGTCACTCTGTGAGGCCTGTGGACTGCAGACACTACAAGTGCCACAGCATGCATGAGTAGGACATGTGGATAGAGTTTGGAATGTGAGATGATTCTAGGATGATGAACTGCTGGTTGTGGGTTAGATTCTCACACCCTTTAGTAGAAATTGGAAACTGCAAAAACCTCAGACGTTTTCAGAGTGGAAGACCTATTGTActcaattttttttgtaaaaaaaccaacaaccttaACTTTTTAAGTTAAGAAAAGGCACATTAGGCGGGTTTTTTTGGATCCTGtcttataaatttttaaaagttttcaatTCCATATAAatgtttacaataatttttttctaGGTATcagcctagaaattttagttaattttaattaatatcaTATTGCTAGATATGTCAAGAGGCGTTACTATAAATAAGGGGAAATGTTTTTATGAGGCACTGTGTCCTGTAGAAACACTTTCCTTACGATCTAATATATCATTAGCTATAAAAGTTGGCTTGAATTATGTCTTCACAAGTGTTGAACTGCTAGATGAAGCACAAAAAAGTAATTCTCCGGGCATCCTATGCAATATTGAACTGTGAATTCCTGTTAGGATGAATAGCCCATAATTATTAGGAAGGATTGCAGAGTAGGGGACAGATAACATTATCTATCTAAAGTGAATGGCAAAATAGATGTTTTCCACATACATTTGGAATTACTTAACCTGTGTGACCCATTTTGTCCATCATATTCTAGTGTCAGGAAGATTTATTTTTAACCTGTGCATGGCTAATGGTAGATTTGGTAGGAGAGCCAGTAGGAGAAGCTGTATGTACATTCTACAGTGGTAATAAATTGCCAGAAtatggaagaagaaataaagagagaaaCTCAATTATCATAAATTTAAGAGCACAGCCATTTTTGCTGTATCTTTATTGAATAGTAACTAAATCACGGTTTCCCCCCTCCATTTGTGTTACATTATGCACTATTCCTTTTCTACTGTTGAATGGTGACTGGGTCTTATGACAGCATATTTATGTACTAAACTCCTTGTTTTCAATGTTTATAGTTGCCTGTGGGGAATGTATATGAAGAAGGAAAACTAAACATTTTAACAGTCATCCAGTTACTAATCAGAGCCATAAAAATGTTGATTGATGAGCGTGGACACACTGATAAGAATACACCAAAATTGGATCTTCAGTATTTTGAAGGCAAGACCAAACTCCAGAATGAGACTTTCTTGGGACTAAAGTCACTTAGGTGAGCATGGAAATCTGGCATTCATATTGAATTCTGTGGGCACTGCCTCCTTCCAGATTAACAGGTAAAATCTGAGTGTAGATTTATGcatccatttcacatgtaaaaACCTCGATTTACTTAAATTATGGCCTGAACTTGAACACTCTTCTTCTGCTCAGAATGCACAACTTATGGCTGAAATAGATGGCCTGAAGgagcggcttgaagctgcccttcTCAAGGCAAATTGGTGGCCCCAATCCGCCTTGAAGCCACCCAAAAGTGAGCGGTAAAGAGTTGCTCTTTTTCTGGGCGGCTAAAAGCCCTTTTTTTTCTGGCTGCGActgctggaagctggctttaaggtgcACTGGCGGCATGCAGCATGTATATGCTGTGCTGCTGGAGTGCCTGGTAGCTGGGCCCATATGTGCATAGCTGTCTGGCTTTAAGCCAGCTTCTGGGTGTCTTGGGGGAGTGTGTcgtctgcacaccatgcccccaagacacCAGGAAGCCGGCTTTTTATGCTGGTCCGTTCTGGACCTTCTTTCATTGTTTCCAGGGTTTGTTAAACTACAGTGTCCCCATGACTTCAGAAGAGGAAATTATGGTTTGAATAGTCCCTTCAAACCAGGATCAATCTTGGTTTGCAGAGATTACTTAAACCAGATTTTCCTACTTCGGAGGTAACAGAAATTGATTCAACAAGTTCTGTAAGGTATGTGGGGTGGAAGGGAAGATGGTGCATGTGAATTATCACTTGTTCCTGTTCACTGTTACATCTGAGCAACAACactgaccttttttttttgtattttgttggctgaataaaattttaaacaagCTGATATCCATAGCATCTGTAATGAAGCATAGCTAGGACTATTTGCTCAGTCCTATCATTAATCTAGGCTTGCATTCTTTAATTGGTTTCTGGTGATCAGATTTATTCGTGTCTTTTGTGTATTTGCCaaataatgtataaatatatatagatttaTTGTGATCCACTGATCAAACATCAACAAACATCAATCAACATACAGTAGATAATAGTTAAAATTTCACttataaatttatattaaaacaaaagaaagaataaaatttaaaagtataaagtCATTGTAAATGTatgaaatcattataaaattttaacagactAAAAGAATATTATGAAATTTTAAGAAACCATCTTACCATTTTTGTATTTGCCAAATGTAGTAATTTAAAGAAACAACCCTGATCTTGAGTACTTCTACAATTTTAAATTTGAGTAAGTGGCAAAAGCAGACTGCCCCTTCCAAAACCAGATTGAGGCCCGCGGTAACCACATGCCAGAGCCCCAGTCCACCTTGAAGCCGcccgaaaaaggagcagcaaagagctgttccttttttggctggcaaaaagctaGCTGTGGCACCCACATTGGGATTggaaactggcttcagggtgtgGCGTGTAAACACTGTGCTGCTGGAGTATCCTGAAGCTGTCTATGTCTGGGCAGTTGGGAGGCTTCAAGACATTTTGGGGGCAttcagcatgtaaatgccatgcccccaagtcacctggaagctGACTCTAAGTAAAACTTGTGCTTTTGCAGTATCTTTTTGCTTACTATGATTATGAATCACAATTAAACTGTAACTAATGTACAGAGGAAATACCTTACGTTTGACAGCTGCTGTATTTACATAACAAAACGCTTGCATTTGAAGTTGCTGGAAAAACCTGTTCTTTGTGAAATTTGCATTTGCTTGAATAAAAGTAATGAACATAACCCAATAAATATCTTGGGTATTAATATTTTTACAGGCTAAAATTAAAACATGAGGACCATATATCAATAAGCCAATCAATTGCTGAAAAACAACACGAATGGGATTTGAAATGGAAAGCCTATCTTGGCCATGCACCTTTTGATTTAATTAAATATCCAAACTCTGTAAGTATTTCCAGTGCAGAAAAATATCTGAGCATGTACTCAACAAGAACTATATATACTTCAAAAGGATTTGTCAAATGCAATGGGAAGAAATTGGCCTATAAAAATCACAATAGAAACATCTTTTCTCATTGGACTAATTATTAAGCTAAATGCAGTTCTAAATAGTATATTGTTATGACACTTAGAACCCTTCAGTATTTTTAGGATGGTTAATGCCATGCATTTGAGCCATTTTAAATAGTTGCATTTATGGCCACAATAGTTACCTTAAAATCTCTCTGTTTTCCTCCTCACCTTTTTACTACTGAAACCTTATATTGCAAAATATGAAGGAaacaattttagattttaaaatagaCTGATATAGAAATGTTTTAGTTCATATAAGTCTAGGTTTTTGGATATCAAAACATTCTTAATTGTaacattgattttctttcttgttttaggCACTTGACTTATTACCAGCTATGTCACCCCTTTCTTTTACTCCTGCTACAGAGGAAGCTTATAAAAGCAGTGTTTTTGGCCAGTATCCTGCATCAATTCCAGGTAAGCTTTAGAAGTTAACTTTTTGGTTGCCTGATCTAAGGGCTTTAGTTGTTCCTTTAAGCTGAATTCATATCTCAAGAACATGGCAGTGGGATTGAAATGTTCAGTAAGGAGTGTCTTACTCCACTAACTACTTTTCAGAAATAAGAATGTTTAAGTTCTAGAATGAAATGAAAACTTTTCATAAATGACAGctgtatataaatgtaaataaatattttggaaaaCAAGTAAACAGTGCTTCATTTTCATAGGCTTAACAGTGCATGTGTATGTAAATGTTTGGCAAAAAGAGACAGAACACTAGTTTAGAAAGCAATAAAATATCATGGAGCCACCATTAATATCACCATGGGGGCCAGCGTGgggtagtggcttgagcattgaactatgtcTCTGGACTCCTTCCCCAGAGTGcattccccacacagcttcaaatgTGCCCCCctcaaacattgtttcttctacTACCTCTTCTCTCAACCTGTTTGATGAAataaagcaggagcagcagcacagcTTCAGCCTGCCAGCCAAGCCTCAACAaggctcacaaagcttaagcagagtCCCAAATTCGAAAGCTTTCTTTTGCTGCCATTTCTCCCTTGCCACCATGAGCTCCTTGCTCCAGTTGATCAGTCTATCAAAAAAATGGCACTACTCaaagccacagaagcaatgccctgtgCCAAAGCCTTGCGAGAGTTTCCCAGCCACCGCCGCCACTACtagctaagggagtgagcttgcATGGGTAGGCAAAGAgcgggagacaccaccacataaAGCAATCAGTGCAGTTgcatggtggttttaagggaccctgaaaagaagctTCATGCAACCCTCATTTCCATCATGGTTCTAAAGGCCACTggtttcccttgtctttcttgcacaccaatagTTTGACTGAAGGCCCTCCTGCCACCACCTTTCCTTCTCACCACCaacctgctgccccctttccccttctgctGCATGTGTAAATGCCGCACCGTAGAAATGCTGTGACACCGCCCGCTGTGTAGTCATCGGGATggtgtgatgccagcttgggggcattgTCAGGGCATGTGCCATGTGTATGCCACATCCCCATGCCATCCCAAAGCCGGtgttttttgctggtctgttttggcccttagactGAAAAACATTGCAGTGGGTAAAATGCAAACAATAGCAGGAGGGAAATTAGTCTTGGACTATCCATAGTTGCCCACTTTATCAGCTGACTAAACTGGTTCCTTGTCCTTTTACCAATGTGTGTATTTATTCCCAACTGTAAATGGCAAACTGGATTTGCTATAGATTTCAGGTATTCCCACAATTTGCTAGGCAGGTTGCTAATATATGTATAACAGCTGAAGCTTTATCCATGCAGTCTGAATCAAATGAGGGACATTTGCTCCTGTCCATAATAAAAGACATCTTGTCTTTTATATAAGTAATATTTAATTAACTAGAAGGCTAAATTGtgattctaatttttaaaaatttgttttagaATTAACCAAAAAGAATCTCCAAGTAGATCAATGTAAGGGAGCTGATAAAACATCAGGATGTCAGGACTGTTCAACTGTGGTAACTGCGGAGAGGTATGATTTATGCATATCCTTATGTTGCATATTTGATCTATGAAAAATAGAGGGACATACATTGGAAAAGATTGGGTTGTTTTAACACTTCTCAGGTTCTTGTATTTATACTTCTAAACATGAGATTATCTAGGGCAAAACTGGACTAGCTGCAGCACCCAAATCCTTTTTTTGCAGCTTGTCAACACTGCCTGAAAAATGAAGTTTTAAAACACCATGAAAATCTGTTCCATGGTAAACCACTAAATGCACTGACATTGTAATTGACCAATATAGTTAATTAAATAATTGTTGGCAAGCTATAATTAAATGGAAAACTGGCTTTTTATTTGCAACGGGAATAGGTTTGCAAGGAATTCACGTGCCATGTGCTCTTGAtgtgttggtgctgctgctgtcACTGTCCTATTAATTGTGATCTCCAAACCTGAGAGAATCAAATTATCAtctgttcatttttattatttaatttcttttataatGAATTTGTTTAAATGAATTTAGACTTttaggtattttttaaaagagcacagAAAAACTTAATCTGAAATGGGAGGCTTGCAAGCATATGGCCaaagcaaaaagtggctcctagTCACCCCACAGTTGTCCTCCCTTGGCCTTAAGAAAATGTGATTGGAGGTGCTAATTTAAATCTAAATTTGAACTCTTTAGTACAGCCTAACAATTAATTAGATATTTGCTCCCTTGTCTGCCACTTTCACCATTTCCTCATACTTTGGAGTCACCAGACCCATTGGGAGCAACAGGAGAGATAAATGACTTTGCTTTACTTCTTCTGTACTTAGAAGTCAGCTTCATGGAAGGGATCACTCGTGCTTCTCCTTTCAGGTCTAGGAAGCATCTCTGGAAAATGTAATTCTACCACCAACTTGTACCTTGTAAATGCAGTTCTACATAAAATTCCTGTTTTTGAAGTCTTTTGAACCACATATCCAGCTGATTATTTGGCCAGCTATATATGTGGTTTTCTTTTTGCTCTTGTGGTCAAGTGACTGGAAGAGGCGAGTTAAAATCCTAAACTACAATGAATAGTTGCGTCTAATAGGGCAAAACTTAGTATTTTGACTCCAACATCTTTTGTGATCTTTACCAATGTCTGGTTCAGCGGTTAAGATTCTATCTCTGACACTTGCAaggctggcagtttgagacccaagtgctgcacAACGGGGTGAGCTCTCAtaattagtcccagcttctgccaacctagcagttcgaaagcatgtaaaaagtgcAGGTAGAaatataggtaccactttggtgggaagataacagcattccatgaagccatgctggccacatgaccatgggatTGTCTTTGATATcattggctcccttggcttagtaacggagaagagcactgccccctacaattggatatgactagacaatcttgtcaaggaaaacgTTACCTTTACCAGTTTGCAATTTCTTATAGGCTATTTAAAAGCATTTCTGTGAAATACaagataaaatattttcaaatttataTGTATACCTGTTGCTATAATCCAGaagtgggaattatgcagccctccagatgctgggctacagctcccagcattccgaATCTTTGACTGTGCTGGCTAGAGTCAATGGatattgtagttcaacaacatcttaaGATCCACACAATTCACATCCCATCTGCACTGTAATTTTTTATACATCTGGGAGGCTGATACTCAAATAGAGAAAAGCCATGCTCTACTTGTCACAAGCTCTCCCTATAACAAAACCGCCTTCTGATGACCGGGACGAATTGAGGGAAATCGTAACGGACAGATACGGGGCACACAACTTCCAGCAGCTGAAGAAAATTTTTTTACATAACTTAATTGTATTTCTGGTAATATTCATTATTTTTTCCCTTAGGAATATCATATTTTCTAACCTGGCTAAGGAATCTGAAAACAGGAAGACTTTTGAAAAGGTAACCCATCTCTAGCTTATGTATATTTTACTGGGGAGTGCCCTTGTAATAAATTGACCAAGTTCTTTTTACTCTGCTTATGAGTGGTCTTGAGTTCTTGTTTGATGAGATAGTGTAGATTTAAGAATTAATATGTTCTTTTGAGACAGTCAAACTGAGTATGTATGCCTATACATATTCATAGACTTGAAAGATTCTTCACTGAAGATTCTTCACTTCTAGGAAGCTATCAGCATGTTTATACTGAGAATTTATCACATGCATAATATGCAGCTCAGAATGGTTGTTTACTTTGAAGAAACTGAATCACAGACTAGTTGGTTCACCAGACTAGTTGGTTCACCAGTTAGCTCTCCTAGGAGTTCAGAAAGTGCAACCCATTGGCCATATGTAACCCTAAAATCTCCTTTTTAAGCCCCTGTACTGCCTAGTTTCTTTCCTGCCCAAAAATGCCTGTTGTAGTTTAATTGCTACAGCTAAAGACCTCCAGCACAGTTTTGTTTAAAACACGTCCATCACCAACTCCAAAATGTTCTTACCCATGTCAGAATTAAAGGCTGAATACAGACTGGTCACGTTGTAGAAATGACAATACAAATTACCCATCAGCTTGCAAAGATCTTATTAATTGACTATACTGGATTATATAACCCTGCTTGATGGCTTTGGTTATTACAACCTGTGCTAAATTGAGTAGCTTCTCtagttatttatttgtaaaatgcAATGTAATGCAGTGTGGATTATATGTTGCTAAATTCTATAATCTCTCAGATGCTTAGGAAGACTGGGTTGTTCCAATAGCAGCATCCCAAATTCTACTTAGCACTTATGAATTGAATACAAGCACAGTTCAGTAGTTGTGGCAGTGGTACTGCTTTAATCTGCAGTTATGACAAGTATGATAGTTTCCGTTTCTAACCAGTCTTAAAATATGTAAAACCtgtatttttttcctcccccAGGGATCAAATGCTGACACTCCTACAAGGACAGAGCATTCTGATTTTCAAATCTTAAAATACACAGGGAGAAAAGGTAAACCAGCAGAAGTTGGGAAGAAAAGACAAACTAATGTGATGCGGACTCCATCTTCAGTTAAAAGAGAAGATCTTCTGAAGAGAGCGCAAGAGCAGCTGGCAGAAGAGGTGAGAAATAGTTTGATGTTGTTTAATCATTAACATTAGTGCTAGAAGTTCACCACaactgaaatgtttttttttttttggctgtactAATTTAATAAATACTTAAGTtgccaaaggcctgttacagactgccaaaataaagctgcttcggatctctttggaggtatgctatttaaatgatgtatgcatcctaagaatccggaagctacaccaaaagctgcactccggtgcttaggaatggagtgtggctttggtgcgacctccggactcttaggacccatgcatcatttaaatagcatacctccaaagagacccgaagcagctttattttggcagtctgtaacaggccaaagagcaGAACATTGTCAACTGCAGTAAAATGAACAGTGGAAATAGGTCTAAATTTTTAGCCCTCATTACTTCTTCATCTCTGTCATTTTTCACTCCTTATAAACATAATAATAGTGAGAAAGGGTCTATAATTAAGGGAAGAATATAAATGAGGGTTGTGTTACTCAAAACAGACTTACTGCATTTCATGGACACATAGTAGTAAGGTGTGACTGTCCTTGAATTTCAGTCCTATGTCTATATAGTAATACAGGCAAGTCCTTTTCATTTGGATTTGTACATACAGAGACAGCTCCTTCCCCCATACAAATATGTTATCCATGTAGGAATTTTATTTGTATGGAGTGGTTGTTAAGATATAAATACAGCCAAACCATTCTGAAGTATTGGCAGCAATATAATTCTTCTTAAGCTGCTAGGTTTCCTCACATGGGGTTCTCATCTGTTACTCATGAATTTTATATTCTGTGTACTTTGGCTTCAAAACCCATAGCTACAGTACTCTGGCTCATCTCACAGGCTGTTATCCTTGTAGtacaaaaattccagcaggtgaAAAAATGCTGATCCCTACTTAGTTTCAGAACTGGAAGGTCTGAGTTGAGGAGGGCACTAGGTTAGCTAGCAGCTGATAAAAATTGGTTGTGACTTGAGTGACtgcattaattgtttttaaagttgctTTAGCTTGGCAGGACTAAATGAGTGGTGATTTTCTGTTCCAGGTTTTCACAAAGCTTCTCTGAAATGCTTCATAGGAAAACATGAGTTTAGAACTTGACTGAAACTCCATTGTTATAATataatttctcttaaattttggAATTGGCATATTCTTATAGGTAGCAAATGTGGTAGTGTCTGAATCACCACAAAAtgctggaggaaaaggaaaagatctGGATAACCTGGTTGACACTTTAATCTCAGATCCTTTCTTAACAAGGAAACAGATTCCACGCACTCCAGAAAATCTGAGTAAGTATCTGAGTGAGTATGACTGTTAGTTACATAGGGAGAAACCATGTTAAAATTAGTGTTAAACTTTTGGGGACCCAGTTCTCTTGTATGATAGATCCATATTACAAAAAGTGAGTTTCTTGATGGATCAGGTGAAATGGTCATAACATCATAGACTTACGATCTGTTTTGGGCAGCTAGTGACTGTATTCTTGAATTCTGAAATATGCAAAATGGATTGTTTAAACTAGTATTCCATAGTTACGGGATTGTACCAAGTGTAGAGATAtaacatttccagaaatgttaaAGTTGAGGAAAAGAAACTAtttcttcaattaaaaaaaatttttttttgagaATTGAAAAATGCTAGCACCCTTTACAGACTAAAAGtcacttttttacttttggaacataaAATTTGTTACATATATCTTTGCTTGACATAAAATAATCATGTTTGGAtcttaaaagtacagtttattcagaaaataattacacataattcagtttaaaaaaaaaagaaacagaaatggaaatatAAGGTTTTGAACTGTAAAATCTAAaactaacttaaaaaaaaaaccccacagaacaGAAGAAACTGTTTTACTAATTATAACTGTTAGTAAGATACTGAAGTGTTAAGTAAACCCATAGCGCTCATTTCCCCTGAAAAGGACTGAGACGTGTATACCAGGACCAGGAATTACAGTGATTGGATACTATGCAAGCTTTTTTAGGCTTTCTGATGTGGGAGAACTGGCATATTTTTCTCAATGTATCAGAGACATTTCCTAGACCCTCACTGCAGATTGTCAGTTGATGATTTATTCACCCACTTTATGGAACACCAGTTTCAGTAGTACTGCTATAGAAATGAGGAATGAcataaggagctggggatgtttagcctggagaagtgaaggttaagaggtgatatgatagccctg from Sceloporus undulatus isolate JIND9_A2432 ecotype Alabama chromosome 2, SceUnd_v1.1, whole genome shotgun sequence includes the following:
- the HAUS6 gene encoding HAUS augmin-like complex subunit 6 isoform X2, whose protein sequence is MFHFSRYVIMQHIKADCADVDIPCPDAVSSKSPELSIADAKYRVSQNRFLQSLQKEDLLIQELQKKSQLLTKRIRDLRFENADLDKQLQKIGKSIPQNQSITTQRIEKVRCSWEVIKEALKLLDKEREVVDSIVKGHADQYVLDGTSVAISIPRPLLEKVEKEIHKLPVGNVYEEGKLNILTVIQLLIRAIKMLIDERGHTDKNTPKLDLQYFEGKTKLQNETFLGLKSLRLKLKHEDHISISQSIAEKQHEWDLKWKAYLGHAPFDLIKYPNSALDLLPAMSPLSFTPATEEAYKSSVFGQYPASIPELTKKNLQVDQCKGADKTSGCQDCSTVVTAERNIIFSNLAKESENRKTFEKGSNADTPTRTEHSDFQILKYTGRKGKPAEVGKKRQTNVMRTPSSVKREDLLKRAQEQLAEEVANVVVSESPQNAGGKGKDLDNLVDTLISDPFLTRKQIPRTPENLITEIRSSWKKAIQAEGSSNAESHHTEATKDIPQVAVPASGNQTDSSMACFMSLCMSDSAESPLLAMQSSDSLKQTVIGHNELSTHQGCALDNIFFKQGLTHVPECCVTDNPEVGPKAVNKYVSKQCYNLGNSTEASPYVGKNSSTCTTLSWDTSRMVGGTCTDSQEAIHFGILQETLPEELGSESLNSINDYESDEVRKENSQDSKGLPDYLTENEHKLDLYSIRERYKALQKTLFDNSSSRNQISRCRSDFSLHSVGLETSDVLSSSGKPYAFDAELVKAPTHTTLERRVPLSPQVPFSPVQAREKLDVQNQGDLCNKLKG